The proteins below are encoded in one region of Oryzias melastigma strain HK-1 unplaced genomic scaffold, ASM292280v2 sc02333, whole genome shotgun sequence:
- the LOC112138472 gene encoding trafficking kinesin-binding protein 2: protein GLSKFSRSVGLCVVGRSKRDRDLELAARIGQSLLQRNHLLQERNEALDEQLAQAVDQVHQLQHELSKKDELLRMVANASEESETDSSISTPQLQPQLPGGSVTAAAALSQLESLQNKLQDLEEENQALRTEACQLKKDTVTYEEKEQQLVSDCVKELRESNSQMVSLTDELAQKNEALLRHQEEIAQLLAQIVELQHRVKELALEKEELRIHLQASKDAQRQLTAELNELSDRNAECVEMLHESQEEIKELRNRNTPSSGMRRHFSYGLYPMDSLAAEIEGTMRRELSVEEETAFQDQR from the exons TTGGTCTGTCTAAGTTCAGTCGGTCAGTCGGTCTGTGTGTAGTTGGTCGGTCTAAG aGGGACAGAGACTTGGAGCTGGCGGCCCGGATCGGTCAGTCGCTCCTGCAGAGGAATCACCTCCTGCAGGAGCGCAACGAGGCCCTGGACGAGCAGTTGGCTCAAGCCGTCGACCAG GTTCACCAGCTGCAGCATGAGCTCAGCAAGAAGGACGAGCTGCTCCGTATGGTGGCCAACGCCTCGGAGGAAAGCGAGACCGACTCCAGCATCTCCACGCCTCAGCTACAGCCGCAGCTGCCCGGAGGAAGCGTCACTGCCGCCGCTGCTCTCAGCCAGCTGGAGTCTCTGCAGAACAAGCTGCAGGacctggaggaggagaaccaggcGCTGAGGACCGAG gCTTGTCAGCTGAAAAAAGACACGGTGACGTATGAGGAGAAGGAGCAGCAGCTCGTGAGCGACTGCGTGAAGGAGCTCCGGGAGTCCAACAGCCAGATGGTGTCTCTGACGGACGAACTGGCTCAGAAGAACGAGGCGCTGCTCAGACACCAGGAGGAAATCGCGCAGCTGCTCGCACAGATAGTCGAGCTGCAGCACAGAGTGAAGGAG CTGGCTCTGGAGAAAGAGGAGCTGAGGATCCATCTGCAGGCCTCCAAAGACGCCCAGAGACAGCTCACAGCTGAG CTGAACGAGCTTTCAGACCGGAATGCTGAGTGTGTAGAAATGCTTCACGAATCCCAGGAGGAGATCAAAGAGCTTCGCAATAGAAACACTCCGTCCTCTGGGATGAGACGTCACTTCTCGTATGGACTCTACCCCATG GACTCCTTGGCAGCAGAGATTGAAGGAACCATGAGGAGGGAGCTGAGCGTTGAGGAGGAGACAGCCTT